The region GGTAACGCTATCGCATGGTCAAGTGCAGGAAACTTAGGATTCAAAGGTTCTAAAAAATCTACTCCTTTTGCAGCTCAACAAGCAGTTGAAGATGCAATGACTAAAGCAATGGAACATGGTATTAAAAATGTTGGTATCAAAATCCAAGGACCAGGTTCAGGTAGAGATACAGCAGTTAAATCTGTTGGAGCAATGGAAGGTATTACAGTAAAATGGTTTAAAGATGTTACACCATTACCACACAATGGTTGTAGACCTCCTAAAAGAAGAAGAGTGTAAGGAGTAGTTAATGGCTAGATATAGAGGACCAAGAGAAAAGATTGAAAGAAGATTGGATGCAGACCTTGGATTAAAAGGTGAGAGAAGACTTAACGGAAAATCTGCATTAGAAAAAAGACCATTTGCTCCAGGACAACACGGACAAAGAAGAGGTAAAATCTCTGAGTATGGTTTACAATTAAGAGAAAAACAAAAAGCTAAATTCATGTATGGTGTTTCTGAAAAACAATTCAGAAAATACTTCAAAGAAGCAGCAAGAAGAGATGGTAATACAGGGGCAAACCTTATTACATTAATCGAGCAAAGATTAGATAACGTTGTATATAGAATGGGATTTGCTACAACTAGAGCAAACGCTAGACAATTTACAACTCACGGACACGTTTTAGTAGACGGTAAAAAAGTGGATATTCCATCTTTCGTTGTAAAACCTGGACAAAAAATTGAAATTAAAGAAAAATCTAAAACTAACCCACAAGTTGTAAGATCATTAGAACTTACAAACCAAACTGGTCTTGTTGATTGGGTTGACGTAGATAAAGATAAAGTATTCGGAATTTTTACAAGAATCCCAACTAGAGAAGAAGTTGTTATTCCTGTTGAAGAAAGATTAATCGTAGAGTTATATTCTAAATAATAAGCAAGGTAGGCTATGAAAAAATTTGCAGACACACCGTTTTTACCAACAGAGGTTGAGATAGAGGCTATCAGTGATAATGAAGCTAAAATATCAGCATATCCATTTGAAAGTGGTTTTGCAATAACTTTAGCACACCCTCTTAGAAGACTTTTATTAAGTTCGTCAGTTGGATACGCTCCAATTGCTGTAAAAATTGAAGGTGCTTCTCATGAGTTTGACTCATTAAGAGGAATGCTTGAAGATATAGCTATTTTTATAATTAATCTTAAGAATATAAAGTTTAAAATTAATGGTGATGAAGAGCAAGTTGTTGTTGAATACTCTTTTGATGGTCCAAAAGAGATAAAAGGTGAAGACTTAGTAAACTCTGATGTTGAAGTAGTTTCTCCAGATGTACATTTAGCAACAATTAACTCTGACTGTAACTTAACATTCTCTGTAATTATCCAAAGAGGTATTGGTTATATGCCTTCTGAGGATATCAGAGATATGGTAAGTTCTGATTATATTCCATTAGATGCTTTCTTTACACCAGTAAAAAAAGTAGTATATGATATTGAAAAAATGTTAGTTGAAGATAATCCTAACTTTGAAAAAGCTGTATTTACAGTACAAACAAATGGACAAATTACTCCAGTTGCTGCTTTTAAAGAAGCAGTATCAGTTATGTACTCTCAAATGTCAGTATTTAACAAAGTATTTGATTTATCTGAAGTTACAGTTAATGATGCTGGTGAAGAACCAGTTGAATTAAAAGATTTAATTGTAAAAATTGATGATTTAAATTTAAGTGCTAGAAGTTTCAACTCTTTAGATAGAGCTGGACTTAAATTCCTAGGTGAATTAGTACTTATGAGTGAAGTAGAAGTTAAAAATATTAAGAATTTAGGAAAAAAATCATTTGATGAAATCGCTGAGAAATTAGATTATTTAGGTTTCCCAATTGAGAATACACTTCCTGAAAATGTTGCATCAGCTTTAAGAAGAAAGCTTGAGCAACTTAAAGCATAATTTAAGGGTTTGACATGAGACATAAGCACGGATATAGAAGATTAAACAGAACTTCTTCTCATAGAAAAGCGTTACTAAAGAACTTAGCAATCGCTTTAATCGAAAGAGAGAAGATTGAAACAACTGTACCAAAAGCAAAAGAATTACAAAGATACATTGAAAGATTAGTAACTACATCTAGAAATGCAGATTTTAACACTCACAGAGCTGTTTTCGCATTATTACAAGATAAAGAAGCTACTAAAAAAATTATCAATGAAATTGCACCAAAGTACTTAGAAAGAAATGGTGGATACACTTCAATTGTTAAGACAAGAATTAGAAGAGGTGATGCTACACCTATGGCATTTATTTCTTTTGTTTAATCAAGATAACAAATAGATCCAAAAAGGGAGATGAACATGTTTCATCTCCCTTTTTTTATACTTAAAAACTATTCAAAATATTTCAAATATCACTTTACCCAGATTTAATCAATTTTTTTATATAATAGCGCGCAATATACTATTCGTTAATCCTAGGAGACAGATTTGATAACTCTAAAAGAAGCACTAAGTTTAAGTAGTGAAGAAGTTAAAAATTTAAGAGAAGATTTAAACTCTAAAATCAAGCAGAGTAACATCGGTGCTTATGTAGAACAACTAACTAATAGTGAAGTTTCAACTTCAGGTGAAGGTATTCCAATAGCTATTAAAGATATTATCAATGTTAAAGATTGGAATATTACTTGTTGTAGTAATATACTTCAAGGTTATGTTAGTCCTTATGACGCAACAGTTATTAAAAATTTAAGAGATGCGGGACTTAGTCCTTTTGGTAGAGCAAATATGGATGAGTTTGCAATGGGAAGTAGTACTGATACTTCTTGCTATGGTAAAACTTTAAATCCAAATAATCCTAATAAAACAGCTGGTGGAAGTTCAGGTGGTAGTGCAGCGGCAGTAGCTGGTGGTATTGCAATTGCAGCACTTGGAACAGATACTGGTGGTTCAGTTAGACAACCAGCAGCATATTGCGGATGTGTTGGTATGAAACCAACATATGGAAGGGTTTCTAGATATGGAGTAACAGCTTACTCTTCATCTTTAGACCAAGTAGGACCTATAACTCAAAATGTAGAAGATGCAGCAATTTTATATGATATTATTTCTGGACATGACCCTATGGACTCAACTTCTGCAAACGTAGATTATACTCCTGTAGCAAGTAACTTAAATAGCGATAAAAAACTTAAAATCGCTGTAATTGATAACTTTGTTGAACAAGCAAGTGATGAGATTAAACAAGGTTTTGGAAAAGCAATTAAAGCTTTAGAAGATGCAGGACATGAGATTGTTCATAAAAGTATGTTAGATACTGATAAGATTCTTTCTTCTTATTATATAGTAGCAACTGCAGAGGCAAGTGCAAATCTTTCAAGATTCGATGGTGTAAGATATGGAAATAGAAAAGGTGAGGGTGGACTTAAAGATATGTATGTTCAAACAAAATCACAAGGTTTTGGAGATGAAGTACAAAAAAGAATCATGTTAGGTTCTTTTGTTTTAAGTTCTGGATATTATGATGCTTATTATATTAAAGCTCAAAAAGTAAGACACTTAATCAAAGATGAGTATGAAGAGATTTTTAAAGATGCAGATTTAATTCTTTCTCCAGTTGCACCAACAACTGCACCTGAGTTTGGAAGTTTTAAAACTTCATTAGAGATGTATTTAAGTGATATTTACACAATATCAGTAAATCTAGCTGGACTTCCAGCAATATCACTACCTGTTGATAGAAATAGTGATGGTATGCCAATAGGTTTACAAATGATAGGAAGAGCTTATGACGAGCAAACGTTATTTGATGGTGCTTTAGCGTTAGAAAAAGCTGTTAATTATAAATAATAAAAATTTACAAAAGGCATATTATGAGAATTAGAAAAAGAGCATTAACATTTGAAGATGTTTTATTAGTTCCTGCAAAATCAGAAGTTTTACCAAAAGAGGTATGTTTAGAAACAAAATTAACAAAAAATATTACACTTAATGTTCCATTTGTATCTGCTGCTATGGATACTGTTACAGAATACAGAGCTGCAATTGCAATGGCAAGACTTGGAGGGATTGGTATTATTCATAAAAATATGGATATTGAGTCTCAAGCACTTCAATGTAAAAAAGTTAAGAAAAGTGAATCTGGGATGATTATTGACCCAGTTACAATCAAAAAGACTCAAACACTACAAGATGCTGAAGATATTATGGCATCATACAAAATCTCAGGTGTACCTGTAGTTGATGATGATAACAATCTACTTGGTATTCTTACAAACAGAGATATGAGATTTACGAAAGATTATTCTCAATTAGTTCAAGACAAAATGACTCCTATGCCACTTGTAACTGGTAAAGAGGGAACTACTTTAGATGAAGCTGCTGATATTATGCACCAAAATAAATTTGAGAAATTGCCAATTGTTGATAAAAATAATAAATTAGTTGGACTTATTACAATTAAAGATATTAATAAAAAAAGAGAATATCCAAACGCAAACAAAGATCAATTTGGTAGATTAAGAGTTGGAGCTGCAATTGGTGTTGGTCAATTAGACAGAGCAAAAGCACTTGTAGAAGTTGGTGTTGATGTTTTAGTTCTTGACTCAGCTCACGGACACTCAAAAGGTATCTTAGATACAGTAAAACTAATCAAAGCAGAACTTGATGTAGATGTTATTGCAGGAAATGTAGCAACAGCTGAAGCAACAGCAGATTTAATTGCTTCTGGTGCAGACGCAGTTAAAGTTGGGATTGGACCTGGTTCAATCTGTACAACAAGAATTGTTGCAGGTGTAGGTGTACCTCAAATCTCTGCAATCGATGAGTGTGCTGCAGAAGGTGCAAAACATGGTGTACCTGTTATCGCTGATGGTGGTATCAAATACTCAGGTGATGTTGCAAAAGCATTAGCAGTTGGAGCAAGTGCAGTTATGATGGGAAGTGCCTTAGCTGGTACAGAAGAATCTCCAGGTGAGGTTATCCTTTCACATGGTAGAAAATTTAAAACATACAGAGGTATGGGTTCAATTGGAGCTATGACAAAAGGAAGTACAGACAGATATTTCCAAGAAGGAACAGCAGCTGATAAACTAGTTCCAGAAGGAATCGAAGGTATGGTTCCATATAGAGGAGCTATCGGAGATATCATTCACCAATTTATAGGTGGACTTAGAAGTTCTATGGGATATGTAGGAAGTGAATCAATTCCAGTATTCCAACAAAGAGCAGAGTTTGTAGAGATTACAAGTGCAGGGCTTAAAGAGTCTCATGTTCATGATGTAACGATTACTAATGAAGCGCCTAACTACCACATCTAAAAAATGAAAAGTGATGTTCTAAACATCATCTTTTTGCTTTACTCTGCGTTGAAGTGAAAATTTTAATGCTCACGTACTTACGTGTACGCTCCGCTTAAAATTTTCACTTCGCCTTGATTAAAACTAAAATCTAATATTTATAACATCACTTTATATTTAATTTTTTTATAAGTTCTTATCTGAATAATTTTAAATTAAAGTTTTTTGCAATATAATTTTTAATATTATAAAGGTTGTTTGTGACAGTAAAAAGTAAAAAAAGTTTATTCATATTATTTTTTCTTTTTTCATTCGTTATAATGGTCTGGTCTACTAATAAACCTATCATTGTCAATGAAGATATCTTTATTTATTGTTGGACTGACATTCTAGCTGGAATTATTACTATTTATGTTATGTTTTTTTTCATCAAAGAATTAAGAAATGAATGGAATGATACAGTCAAATCAATCAAACTATTTATTTTAGTAATTGCTTCACCTTTTATAGTGCCTTTTTTTGTAAAACTTTTTTTTGAACAATCACTAATGCTTTTCTTTCATATACTTACATCTGAAAAAAGTATAAAAGTAGTAAAAGTAAAAGATAAAATATCTCTTAGAAGATGTCAAAATGGGATTGAATTACAAGGTTACTCTTTTGTTAATGGAAGAATATGTGGAATACCTGAAGAACATTTAAATAGGTTAAAATATGGAGATCAAATTACAATAGAAGGTGAAAGTTCTTATTTTGGTTTTACTACAGAAAAGATCAAGTATATTTATAAAGAAAAAAAAGAGCCAACAGATACAAGTCCAGACGCAGATTGGAAGAAACAACCATCAAAATCCTATAAAGTACTTTAACTTTTTCAATTACAATTATACCCTACAATTACAATTATACCCCAGAGGTTGAATCTCCACTTTTTAATTTAACAACTTTATAAAAGGTTATCAGTTTTTACTTTCATCTCTAGCTTTTTTCTTTGCTTTTTTTATATCTTTTTGACGTGTTGGTGTAAATTGATTTTCTGCTCTTTTATTCTCTGCTCTTTTTTTTTGAATAAAATAAATAATAACTCCAGAACAGACAAAAGATAGTAATGCTACTACTTCAAACATTGATTTCCTTTTTTGTTTATAATATCATAGTAAAAATATATGTAAATCTTATGTTATATATTTTAAATAAATGTAGAAATTAAACTCAAATAGATATAATTCTTTTCACAAAAAATAATTAAAAATTACACTCCAAAGCTAGAATCTCCACTTTTAAATCTATTTAAAATTCACTCCAAAACTTTTGAGTAGAAGTATTGCATCTTCTTTTTTATATTGTAAAATTAATTCTTTTTCTTCTTTAGATGCTTCTTCAAAAAAATTTTCTAATATTTTAGTGCCAAATTGAATTACATTATTATTAACCTTTAAACCAAAACTTTTATCTTGTGATTGTTTAAATAGCTCATGTAATTTTGCATATCCTGATTTATTAAAAACAATAATTATATTGTATAGATTTTGATTTTTAGGGTCAATTAATGCTTTTTTGTATCTAATACTTTTTATATCATTTTTTGTTAGACTTGTTGTTTTTTCATATATAAAAAAATTGTTTTTATAAGAAATTTTCTCATTAGTTGTTGAACATGCATTAAAAGTAAATATAGTTAGAATTAATAGTATTAGATATTTCATTAGTATTCAACCTTTATTAATATATTTTGTCCTAGTGTATGACTTTTAAAACGGACTTTGGTACTACAAAAACAATCTTTAGACATAAAAGTCGTACTTGTTGGACCTACAAGTTTTTTGGGCATACTTTTTCCACCTTCTAATATTTCAATATCAAATGTAGATTTAGCTTTCGATTCTGATGAAAATGAAACTTTAAATCCAATTCTTCCAGTATGTGTATAAATTTTAATCCATTTTCCCCAACCTATGCCAAGAGGTGGTGCATATGCTTTAAATATAGTCATTTTACTACCTTTTTATAAAGTTAAGCTTTATAATATTATAAATTATCTTTTAATGTAATTAGAAATAATTTTTTATAGTATTTATTAGTAGATAAGATGTATGATTTTCTTAATCTCAACATACATATTGACAATACATACTTTAATAAGAGTAGAAATTAAACTCAAATAGATATAATTCTTTTCACAAAAACTAATTAGGAAAAATAATTTATGAATGAAACTCTAATCTATCCAATGATTGCTCTAATAGCTTTCATAGCTTACAAAAAATATACTCAATACAAAGTCTTAAAACTTGTACCATCTCTTTTAGAAGAGGGTGCTCAGATTATTGATGTTCGAACAAAAGAGGAGTTTAATTTAGCTAATAAAGAGGGAAGTGTAAATATCCCTTTAGAATCCCTAAAAAATAGAACAAATGAGTTGGACAATAGTAAACCTATAATTCTTTGTTGTGCTAGTGGAAGTAGAAGTGGTTTAGCCAGACGACTTTTATTGTCTAATAGTTTTGACAATGTTCATAACGCTGGTACAGAAATAATACCCCTGAGGTTGAATCTCCATTTTTATAATAATCATTGAGTATCTCACCAACTAAAATAAATGGTACAAAAAAATGTAAAGGTCATTATCCCACTCTCCCACATTTGAGAAGCCGAGTGTTTATTTATTGTTTCGGAAAAGTTTTGTAACTGTTTGAGCATAAGAAATGTGCTGGGAGCATATTTTTATGTGAGTTTTACAAAACAGAAATAATAAATAAAAAGCGAGGGAAGCTTCTGCCTTCGAAACTCTGTGGGTTGCTTTTTGTTTTACTTTTTTCAATAAAAAAGTAGAATTTCTATCCCAGGGCTTAAGTTTCTACTTTTTAATTTAACAACTTTATAAAAGCTTATCAGGTTTTACTTTCATTTCTAGCTTTTTTCATTGCTTTTTTCATTGCTTTTTTTATATCTTTCTGACGTGTTGGTGTAAATTGATTTTTAACTCTTTTATTCTCAGCTCTTTTTTTTTGAATAAAATAAATAATGATTCCAGAACAAACAAAAGATAGTAATGCTACTAGTTCAAACATTGATTTCCTTTTTTATTTATGACATCATAGTAAAAATATATGTAAATCTTGTGTTATATATTTATAAGCCAATATTTAAAATTGCAAGTAACACCCCAGAGCTAGAAACTCCACTTTTAAATTTATTCAAAATCCACTCCAAAACTTTTGAGTAGAAGGATTGCATCTTCTTTTTTATATTGTAAAATCAATTCTTTTTCTTCTTTAAAAAAGTTTTCTAATATTTTAGTGCCAAATTGAATTACATTATTATTAACTATTAAACCAAAACTTTTACCTTCTGATTGTTTAAATAAATCATGTAATTTAGCATAGCCTAATTTATTAAAAACAATAACTACATTGTATAAGTTTTCATTCTTGGGGTCAATTAATGCCTTTTTGTATGAAATACTTTTTATATCATTTTTTGTTAAGCTTATTGTTTTTTCATATATAAAAAAGTTGTTTTTAAATGAAATTTTTTTATTAGTTGTTGAACATGCATTAAAAATAAATATAGTTAGAATTAATAGAATTAGATTTTTCATTAGTATTCAACCTTTATTAATATATTTATAATATTAAAAGTTATCTTTTGATATTATAAATATAATTTTTTTAAATATCTACTTAAAATAACATGAGAATTTTTCAATGTAAATATGATTTAGAACAAAAATTATCAAAAAAGTGCCAGACACTATTTTTGATGCTAGATAGTTATGTATTGTGGGTGGTAATAAAATACTGATAAAATCTTGAAGAGATAGTTAGTCCTACTGACACAACTATTTCTCAACTTAACCGTTATAAGGAAAACGATGGTAAATATATTATTTGCAAAAACATTTTTAATTGTAGGAGGAATGCTTTTCCTTACAGCATTGACAGCAAAAATTAATCGATTCTTTGAAACTTCATTTGAAATGTGGTCAACATTTATTATTTCTTTTTTATTATTATTTCTAATTTTAGGCTTCTCAAATGACTACCCTTTAAATCTTATTTTAGTTGCTGCTTTTTCTTTAGTGATTGGTTGGCTAATTGGACCTGCAATTGAACGTTTTGGAATGAGATATAAACTACGAATGTATTTAAAAAGCAATGGAATTGTTTTAAAAAAAGGTGAAAGTGCCACAGATAAACAAATGGAAGAATTTGAAAAGTCTTTTGATAAAGATGCTTATCACAAAGAATGGCAAAATGTGATTTTTCAAGCGGTGATGGGAACTGCTTTAGCTGTCGTTGCAACAGCTTCTATAGTTTTTCTCACTGATATTGATTTTAGTTTTTTAGGTGGCTTTCTATTTATAAGTTTGATTATTCTCATTATAATGGGATTAATTAATACTTTCTTTATACGTTCAAAGCTTTTTTCATTGATTAGAGCATATCTTGGCGCAGTAGTTTTTACATTCTATTTATTATATGACTTCAATTACCTTCAAAGTAAATCAGGAGATGAAAGTTGGTCAACAGCAATTAATATATCAGTAAATATTTATTTAGACATAATAAATCTATTCTTAGATTTGTTAGAAATTTTATCTGAGTCAAACTAATGTATTACAACAAATTCCTAAAAAAGAATATTTATGCATAGAATAAACAGGTAATGACATACCTCCTATTTATATAATACTATTCCATATCAATGAGAATAAAAAAGTATCAGTCATCTTTTATATTTTTTCTAATTAATACACATAAAGTATTGTTATTACAGATATATAGATAAAATATATATTTTAATTATAATTAAAAGTAAAAATAAAATCATAATATTATATTTACAATTAGTTTTTATTAAATGGCAAATTTAAGGATACTTTATGTAATTATCTAGTTATATAAATAATTAAGTAACAAATATATATAATATATTATTATTTTTTAAGTAGTTATATTTCAAATCAAATTAAGGATCAATTATGAAAGTATTAAAATCAGGTGTTATTTGTTTATCACTTTTAATAGCACAATACAGTATTGCAGACGTAGAGGCAGATAGGGAAGCCGAAAAATTATTAAGTACAATAGGCATGGAAAAGGTAATGAATCTGTCAATGTCTCAGATGATAGATCTTCAATTACAGCAAACTCCAGCTTTAGCTCCGTATAAGCCTGTAATAATTAAGTTTTTTAATAAACATATGAGCTGGGAGTCGTTAAAACCTGAATTTTTAAAAATTTATTCTGAAGCTTTCTCTGCAAAAGAGCTTCATGAAATCAACGAATTTTACGCAACTAAAACCGGAAAAAGGACCATCGAATTAATGCCTTCACTAATGACACAAGGAGCTCAGATTGGGGCATCCCGTGTGCAGGAAAATATTGAGGAATTACAGGCGATGATAAAGGCAGAGTCAGAACGACTTCAAAAATTGAGTAAGCAATAAACTTAATATAATGAAGGATAATCTATGCCATCTGGAGTAAATCAAGCTATTATTGCAATTTGGGTTACAATAGGATTATCAGTAATTTCTGCACTTATTAATAGATTGCTGGGAGAATTATCTGTTGAAAAGTTTATTATTTATATACTTTTATGTGCTCTATTTTGTATTTTCCCTTACAAATTAGCTAAAGGTAGTAATCCTACGAGATGGATTTATACAATATTAATTGTAAGTAGTATTCTTTTAATGCTTGGTGGTGTTGGTACTGATATGCCAAAGTTAGATATGATTGTTTCAATTGTTGTGTTACCTATAGAAGTTTTTGCTATCTTCCGTCTTTTTCAATCAGAAGCTTCTTCCTGGTTTTATAAATAGTAATTAGTATAAAACAAAAATTCCACTTCAAAATTTTTGAGTAGAAAAATTGCATTTTCTTTTTTATTTAGATGATCCTTCAAAAAATATAATATAGAATTTTCTAAATACTAATATTTTATTGAGAAAATATACTTAAAAAATAGCAAAAATTAAACTCAAATATATATTATTGAACACTATTATATAATATTTTCTATAATTATTAATAAGTAATATAAGTATTTATTAATAATAAAAATAATAATATATTAATATTAAAATATAAGGAGACTATAAGTGAAAGGAAAAATATTAGACTTTAGCTTACAAGAGGGTAAAGGTATTATTTCTGGTGATAATGGAACTCGATATGATTTTGTTATTTCAGAATGGAAAAATGAAAAAGCACCTGCAGTTGGTCAAACTGTAGATTTTGATATGAATGAAAACAGCGCAGTTTCTATTTATTTAGAAAAAGCAATAGCTAGTGGAGAAAAAAGCAAACTTGCAGCAGCATTATTGGCATTATTTTTAGGTGGATTTGGTATTCATAAATTTTATTTAGGTTGTAATACTGCTGGTATTATAATGCTTTTAGTTTTCTTATTTGGTTTTATTTTATTAGGAATCCCAAGTATTTTTATTGGAATGATTGCATTTATTGAAGCAATATTATATTTAATTAAATCAGAAGAAGATTTCGAAAAAATTTATATTGATAATAAAAAATGTTGGTTCTAAAAAGTTAGCTATTTTAAATAGCTAACTTTTTTTCTTTTTATTTATCCTAGAAGATAAATTCTCATTTTTAAACTTTACCTCTTCGTTATTCAATATATTCTTATTCTTCTTCAACAAAAAAATCAATAGGATTTTTATCATTTACACAATCGGGTGGAGTAAATTCACTTTTGCTTTCCCAAAATCTTTCAAGTGACAACTTCCCACAGTTTGAAGTGAAGTTTCCATGACCATAGTTTTTTAAAACAATGTTTGTTGAGTTTTGAAGTCTTGCATCAATGTTTTCTGCATAAAAGTATGGAGTTACGGGATCTAGTGTACCTGTTATTATAAGTACTGGAACGTTATTTTTATAAGGATACTGTACAAATCTTCCCCCTCCATATACCTCATAAATCCCATTATGTGTCATAATGTCATAAATGCTGTAAGAGTTTGTAAATTCTCCTAAAGTATCTTTTTTAGCTAAAAGAGTATTGAGATTAATAGGATAATCTTGGTAGTGAATAAAGTTA is a window of Halarcobacter sp. DNA encoding:
- a CDS encoding Bax inhibitor-1 family protein, giving the protein MVNILFAKTFLIVGGMLFLTALTAKINRFFETSFEMWSTFIISFLLLFLILGFSNDYPLNLILVAAFSLVIGWLIGPAIERFGMRYKLRMYLKSNGIVLKKGESATDKQMEEFEKSFDKDAYHKEWQNVIFQAVMGTALAVVATASIVFLTDIDFSFLGGFLFISLIILIIMGLINTFFIRSKLFSLIRAYLGAVVFTFYLLYDFNYLQSKSGDESWSTAINISVNIYLDIINLFLDLLEILSESN
- the rplQ gene encoding 50S ribosomal protein L17; this encodes MRHKHGYRRLNRTSSHRKALLKNLAIALIEREKIETTVPKAKELQRYIERLVTTSRNADFNTHRAVFALLQDKEATKKIINEIAPKYLERNGGYTSIVKTRIRRGDATPMAFISFV
- the gatA gene encoding Asp-tRNA(Asn)/Glu-tRNA(Gln) amidotransferase subunit GatA; its protein translation is MITLKEALSLSSEEVKNLREDLNSKIKQSNIGAYVEQLTNSEVSTSGEGIPIAIKDIINVKDWNITCCSNILQGYVSPYDATVIKNLRDAGLSPFGRANMDEFAMGSSTDTSCYGKTLNPNNPNKTAGGSSGGSAAAVAGGIAIAALGTDTGGSVRQPAAYCGCVGMKPTYGRVSRYGVTAYSSSLDQVGPITQNVEDAAILYDIISGHDPMDSTSANVDYTPVASNLNSDKKLKIAVIDNFVEQASDEIKQGFGKAIKALEDAGHEIVHKSMLDTDKILSSYYIVATAEASANLSRFDGVRYGNRKGEGGLKDMYVQTKSQGFGDEVQKRIMLGSFVLSSGYYDAYYIKAQKVRHLIKDEYEEIFKDADLILSPVAPTTAPEFGSFKTSLEMYLSDIYTISVNLAGLPAISLPVDRNSDGMPIGLQMIGRAYDEQTLFDGALALEKAVNYK
- a CDS encoding DNA-directed RNA polymerase subunit alpha, which produces MKKFADTPFLPTEVEIEAISDNEAKISAYPFESGFAITLAHPLRRLLLSSSVGYAPIAVKIEGASHEFDSLRGMLEDIAIFIINLKNIKFKINGDEEQVVVEYSFDGPKEIKGEDLVNSDVEVVSPDVHLATINSDCNLTFSVIIQRGIGYMPSEDIRDMVSSDYIPLDAFFTPVKKVVYDIEKMLVEDNPNFEKAVFTVQTNGQITPVAAFKEAVSVMYSQMSVFNKVFDLSEVTVNDAGEEPVELKDLIVKIDDLNLSARSFNSLDRAGLKFLGELVLMSEVEVKNIKNLGKKSFDEIAEKLDYLGFPIENTLPENVASALRRKLEQLKA
- the rpsK gene encoding 30S ribosomal protein S11; the protein is MAKRKVTRKKIVKKNIADGIVHIAATFNNTMVTVTDAAGNAIAWSSAGNLGFKGSKKSTPFAAQQAVEDAMTKAMEHGIKNVGIKIQGPGSGRDTAVKSVGAMEGITVKWFKDVTPLPHNGCRPPKRRRV
- a CDS encoding NINE protein, producing the protein MKGKILDFSLQEGKGIISGDNGTRYDFVISEWKNEKAPAVGQTVDFDMNENSAVSIYLEKAIASGEKSKLAAALLALFLGGFGIHKFYLGCNTAGIIMLLVFLFGFILLGIPSIFIGMIAFIEAILYLIKSEEDFEKIYIDNKKCWF
- a CDS encoding DUF2059 domain-containing protein, encoding MKVLKSGVICLSLLIAQYSIADVEADREAEKLLSTIGMEKVMNLSMSQMIDLQLQQTPALAPYKPVIIKFFNKHMSWESLKPEFLKIYSEAFSAKELHEINEFYATKTGKRTIELMPSLMTQGAQIGASRVQENIEELQAMIKAESERLQKLSKQ
- the rpsD gene encoding 30S ribosomal protein S4, which translates into the protein MARYRGPREKIERRLDADLGLKGERRLNGKSALEKRPFAPGQHGQRRGKISEYGLQLREKQKAKFMYGVSEKQFRKYFKEAARRDGNTGANLITLIEQRLDNVVYRMGFATTRANARQFTTHGHVLVDGKKVDIPSFVVKPGQKIEIKEKSKTNPQVVRSLELTNQTGLVDWVDVDKDKVFGIFTRIPTREEVVIPVEERLIVELYSK
- the guaB gene encoding IMP dehydrogenase; the protein is MRIRKRALTFEDVLLVPAKSEVLPKEVCLETKLTKNITLNVPFVSAAMDTVTEYRAAIAMARLGGIGIIHKNMDIESQALQCKKVKKSESGMIIDPVTIKKTQTLQDAEDIMASYKISGVPVVDDDNNLLGILTNRDMRFTKDYSQLVQDKMTPMPLVTGKEGTTLDEAADIMHQNKFEKLPIVDKNNKLVGLITIKDINKKREYPNANKDQFGRLRVGAAIGVGQLDRAKALVEVGVDVLVLDSAHGHSKGILDTVKLIKAELDVDVIAGNVATAEATADLIASGADAVKVGIGPGSICTTRIVAGVGVPQISAIDECAAEGAKHGVPVIADGGIKYSGDVAKALAVGASAVMMGSALAGTEESPGEVILSHGRKFKTYRGMGSIGAMTKGSTDRYFQEGTAADKLVPEGIEGMVPYRGAIGDIIHQFIGGLRSSMGYVGSESIPVFQQRAEFVEITSAGLKESHVHDVTITNEAPNYHI
- a CDS encoding rhodanese-like domain-containing protein, coding for MNETLIYPMIALIAFIAYKKYTQYKVLKLVPSLLEEGAQIIDVRTKEEFNLANKEGSVNIPLESLKNRTNELDNSKPIILCCASGSRSGLARRLLLSNSFDNVHNAGTEIIPLRLNLHFYNNH
- a CDS encoding colicin Z C-terminal domain-related protein, which translates into the protein MTIFKAYAPPLGIGWGKWIKIYTHTGRIGFKVSFSSESKAKSTFDIEILEGGKSMPKKLVGPTSTTFMSKDCFCSTKVRFKSHTLGQNILIKVEY